In Pseudomonas sp. MM213, a genomic segment contains:
- a CDS encoding polysaccharide lyase family 7 protein — protein sequence MIDLASWNLSVPVGNPPYTVETAKLVNGFKDQYFHSDTGTLFFWAPVTGTKTENAKYPRTELRETYSNGTLKNWYYPDADNSLRATLAVNQVPSSGKIVIGQIHAYESQKPMVKVEYQYKTTTKTGNIVAKVRMHPDDDVGRVITIATGVKLDQEFSYLIHLSPGGALGISAAGYQWDTNISATWRVKPLYFKAGVYVQDNTGYTSEGGKVTFSKLDIDHDK from the coding sequence ATGATCGATCTCGCATCCTGGAACCTCAGCGTTCCCGTCGGTAACCCGCCGTACACCGTTGAAACGGCCAAACTGGTGAATGGGTTCAAGGATCAATACTTCCACTCCGACACCGGCACCCTGTTTTTCTGGGCCCCGGTAACCGGCACAAAAACCGAAAACGCAAAATATCCGCGCACCGAACTACGGGAAACCTACAGCAACGGCACCCTGAAAAACTGGTACTACCCGGACGCCGACAACTCCCTGCGCGCCACCCTGGCGGTGAACCAGGTGCCGAGCTCCGGCAAAATCGTCATCGGCCAGATCCACGCCTACGAAAGCCAGAAACCCATGGTGAAGGTCGAGTATCAGTACAAGACCACCACCAAGACCGGCAACATCGTCGCCAAAGTGCGCATGCACCCCGATGACGACGTAGGCCGGGTAATCACCATCGCCACCGGCGTGAAGCTGGATCAGGAGTTCTCCTACCTCATCCACCTCAGCCCTGGCGGTGCGCTGGGCATCAGTGCCGCGGGTTATCAGTGGGACACCAACATCAGCGCCACGTGGCGGGTCAAACCCCTGTACTTCAAGGCCGGGGTCTATGTGCAGGACAACACCGGGTACACCAGTGAAGGCGGTAAAGTGACATTTAGCAAACTGGATATTGATCACGATAAGTGA